In Acaryochloris thomasi RCC1774, a genomic segment contains:
- the rsmD gene encoding 16S rRNA (guanine(966)-N(2))-methyltransferase RsmD, with protein MRIYGNRQIKTLSGRLTRPTTSRVREAVFEIWRGQIAGCCWLDLCCGSGSMGAEALCRGAGLAIGIEQSGRACSVIRENWQLVAKPEQSWQVIRGDVARRLPKLKQTFDRIYFDPPYDSGIYEVVLDAIATQTLLAPNGELCVEHTPAYALPLELKGIIAQRTKTYGNSAVTFYVRR; from the coding sequence GTGCGAATCTACGGCAATCGTCAGATCAAAACCCTGTCGGGACGGCTCACTCGCCCAACGACATCGAGGGTGAGAGAGGCGGTGTTTGAGATCTGGCGTGGGCAGATTGCAGGCTGTTGCTGGCTTGATCTCTGCTGCGGTAGTGGTTCGATGGGAGCTGAGGCACTCTGTCGGGGGGCAGGTCTGGCGATCGGGATTGAACAATCGGGTCGAGCCTGCTCTGTGATTCGGGAGAATTGGCAGCTCGTGGCCAAGCCAGAACAAAGCTGGCAGGTGATTCGGGGCGATGTGGCGCGACGGCTTCCGAAACTGAAGCAAACGTTTGATCGGATTTATTTTGACCCGCCCTATGATTCTGGGATTTATGAAGTAGTTTTAGATGCGATCGCAACTCAAACCCTCCTAGCCCCCAACGGAGAACTCTGCGTAGAACACACCCCAGCCTACGCACTTCCGCTCGAATTGAAAGGCATCATCGCCCAACGCACCAAAACCTACGGCAACAGCGCCGTCACGTTTTATGTTCGACGATAG
- a CDS encoding DUF4344 domain-containing metallopeptidase: MRNQQLLKYIAGLALIGVTACSPSPPPFTLEAKPVGDESKIVIEHVPPQSQVYQPIHHAIQQSGEWDAIASDLNNKFSLPQTLTVYFQECGENASNGSAQNKIELCYEFLQQHVNILGADAQTAAAANSAAVDVALLTLFHELGHTFIQQYQLPITGSEENAADAFAALMLSDLKEEEAVLTSMELFDVDGAEQAALEQLSFWNAHGFNAQRYANIGCMIDSNLEESASGSNQQAPSLDQQQRCQKDFQDHRKNWDAMLSPYRRQTSGQG; encoded by the coding sequence ATGCGAAATCAACAGCTGCTTAAATATATTGCGGGTCTAGCCCTGATAGGGGTGACAGCCTGTAGCCCTTCCCCTCCTCCATTCACGCTGGAAGCGAAACCTGTGGGTGATGAGAGCAAAATTGTGATTGAGCATGTCCCTCCCCAGAGTCAGGTTTATCAACCCATTCATCATGCAATTCAGCAGTCTGGAGAATGGGATGCGATCGCATCCGATCTCAATAATAAATTTTCTCTGCCCCAAACCCTGACCGTTTATTTTCAAGAATGCGGAGAAAACGCCTCCAACGGTTCAGCACAAAACAAAATTGAGCTTTGCTATGAGTTCCTGCAGCAGCATGTCAATATCCTCGGTGCAGATGCGCAGACGGCTGCTGCCGCAAACTCTGCTGCTGTTGACGTGGCTCTGTTAACGCTCTTCCATGAACTCGGCCACACATTTATCCAGCAATATCAGCTTCCTATTACCGGTAGCGAAGAAAATGCCGCCGATGCGTTTGCGGCCCTAATGCTATCAGACCTCAAAGAAGAAGAGGCCGTGCTCACCAGCATGGAGCTGTTCGACGTGGATGGAGCTGAACAAGCAGCACTAGAACAACTATCCTTCTGGAATGCCCATGGCTTCAATGCTCAGCGCTACGCAAACATTGGCTGCATGATTGACAGCAATTTAGAAGAATCTGCGAGTGGCTCCAATCAACAAGCACCGTCGCTGGATCAACAGCAACGGTGCCAAAAAGACTTTCAAGATCATCGCAAAAACTGGGATGCGATGCTGTCTCCCTATCGCAGGCAAACCTCAGGGCAAGGTTAG
- the petG gene encoding cytochrome b6-f complex subunit V yields MVEPLLSGIVLGLIPITLAGLFVAAWQQYKRGDELGL; encoded by the coding sequence GTGGTTGAGCCTCTACTGTCCGGTATTGTACTGGGTCTAATTCCGATCACCCTCGCGGGGTTGTTTGTTGCAGCTTGGCAGCAATATAAGCGCGGAGATGAGTTAGGACTGTAG
- a CDS encoding prepilin-type N-terminal cleavage/methylation domain-containing protein gives MSQNARFRWLLLRRVAAQLSRSEQQGFTLIELLVASAITTIVLTVVFIGVLTAINGNRLAEARTRRRIDLSRAFDFISNEIRMANRINQTATTALGGSVTLEDVVTSSGLTMAELGNPDAIVLYLEIPISEPGPAICPAGSPNAGAARAQVDRIVYDVRPSTNGWLPPRAVHRHGRIPRLDGSIDPCSRPVSSDTLVDAIANQATPPECGTSARPGQLSGASGFYACVNGAEVDLNFKSDVTNLEVHRLSSKAASRVSNNIAIPVLKRDGRTGDTLDLSWTWTGASAGVTYRVFQAVNETQTEVASETNQAASVPLTGNIGENHCYTVIATFGSLASLESDPLCEIK, from the coding sequence ATGAGCCAGAACGCCCGCTTCAGATGGCTTCTGCTCCGGAGAGTTGCCGCTCAGCTCAGCCGGTCTGAGCAGCAGGGATTCACGTTAATAGAATTGCTGGTTGCCTCAGCCATCACGACCATTGTTTTAACAGTTGTTTTTATTGGTGTGCTCACGGCCATTAACGGCAATCGCCTTGCTGAAGCTAGAACTAGGCGGCGCATTGATCTCAGCCGGGCTTTTGATTTTATCAGTAATGAGATTCGGATGGCGAACCGCATTAATCAAACAGCGACAACGGCTCTGGGGGGCTCAGTAACCTTAGAAGATGTGGTGACTAGTTCTGGTTTAACGATGGCAGAGCTGGGAAATCCCGACGCCATTGTTCTTTATCTAGAGATTCCGATCAGTGAGCCGGGGCCAGCAATTTGTCCAGCGGGTAGCCCCAATGCAGGTGCTGCTCGTGCGCAAGTTGATCGGATTGTCTATGATGTTCGACCCAGCACTAACGGCTGGCTACCGCCGCGTGCAGTTCATCGACATGGCCGGATTCCTAGGCTGGATGGCAGTATCGACCCCTGTAGCAGACCTGTCTCTAGCGATACGTTGGTGGATGCGATCGCAAATCAAGCCACTCCCCCTGAGTGCGGTACATCAGCGCGCCCCGGTCAGCTATCGGGAGCTTCGGGTTTCTATGCCTGCGTCAATGGGGCTGAAGTCGATCTCAATTTCAAAAGTGACGTGACGAATTTAGAGGTTCACCGTCTTAGCAGCAAAGCGGCCTCTCGGGTGAGCAATAATATTGCGATTCCAGTGTTGAAGCGCGACGGGCGAACAGGCGATACTCTGGACCTCTCCTGGACCTGGACCGGGGCTAGCGCAGGCGTCACCTACCGAGTCTTTCAAGCCGTCAACGAGACCCAAACTGAAGTTGCCAGTGAGACAAATCAGGCTGCTTCAGTGCCTCTAACAGGCAATATTGGGGAGAATCATTGTTACACAGTAATTGCGACCTTCGGGAGCCTAGCCAGTTTAGAGAGCGACCCACTGTGTGAAATCAAGTAG
- the pdxH gene encoding pyridoxamine 5'-phosphate oxidase yields the protein MFCDCLPYDHSYTPSTSRVVMKPNAIDVFRDWFALALKDSPLQHPKAMCLSTVNEDAIPEARFVALKKVSDEGFVFCSSLESPKALSIATHSNVALTFWWDHIERQVRIRGQASQISDADAEYYFHERRRDAQLTTLASQQSTPLSSQAELEESLRVIKKRYEGHQIPRPHTWGGYCVKPEKIEFLEFQKNRLHIRTLYIFSRGKWSKFLLQP from the coding sequence ATGTTCTGCGACTGTCTACCGTATGACCATAGTTATACACCTTCTACTTCAAGGGTCGTTATGAAACCAAATGCTATAGACGTATTCCGTGATTGGTTTGCACTCGCCTTGAAAGATAGTCCATTACAACATCCAAAAGCTATGTGCTTGTCCACTGTAAATGAAGATGCTATTCCTGAAGCCCGCTTTGTTGCGCTCAAGAAGGTGTCTGATGAAGGATTCGTTTTTTGTTCATCACTCGAATCACCCAAAGCTCTTTCGATTGCCACCCATTCCAATGTCGCCCTTACATTTTGGTGGGATCATATCGAGCGTCAAGTTCGCATCAGAGGTCAGGCATCACAGATTTCTGATGCAGATGCCGAGTACTACTTTCATGAAAGACGCCGAGATGCCCAACTGACAACCTTAGCCTCACAACAAAGCACTCCACTATCATCACAAGCTGAACTTGAGGAGAGCCTGCGCGTCATCAAGAAACGCTATGAGGGACATCAAATCCCACGCCCTCATACTTGGGGAGGTTACTGTGTGAAGCCTGAAAAAATAGAATTCCTCGAGTTTCAAAAAAATCGTTTACACATCCGAACGTTGTATATATTTAGCCGTGGGAAATGGTCAAAATTTCTATTACAGCCCTAG
- a CDS encoding molybdopterin molybdotransferase MoeA, whose protein sequence is MLSVAEAESLILNLTHPLSDRETVDLLTASRRVLATEVRCDRNFPYWDNSAMDGYAVRFADLQNCSPETPTVLEVVTEIPAGTAPQQTIQAGQAARLFTGSMMPPGADTVVMQEHTQRQGHQVQILQQPKPQAFVRHQGDYYQAGSPLLTQGTILNAPEIAVLATAQCTQIPVYRRPIVAILSTGSELIAPDQPLQPGQIIDSNRYALAALVQQTGAEVRLIDTVGDRPADVRAAIQDALHADLVISSGGVSVGDYDFVDQTLAELGAEIHIRAVAVKPGKPLTVATVPTSDGATALYFGLPGNPVSALVSFWRFVQPAIRKLSGQSQGWAPTFVQAKSLQELQISGQRETYLWGQLRLVNGVYEFSLAGGSHSSGNLMNLIHTSGLAMLTTQSPTVQPGERVRVLQVRR, encoded by the coding sequence ATGTTGTCTGTTGCTGAAGCTGAATCACTCATTCTCAATCTGACGCATCCTCTCTCAGATCGAGAGACCGTTGACTTGCTGACGGCTTCGCGGCGAGTATTGGCGACCGAAGTGAGATGCGATCGCAACTTCCCCTACTGGGACAACTCCGCGATGGATGGCTATGCCGTGCGCTTTGCGGATCTGCAAAACTGCAGCCCTGAGACACCGACCGTACTAGAAGTCGTCACCGAAATCCCTGCCGGAACCGCACCGCAGCAGACCATCCAGGCGGGGCAGGCCGCCCGTTTATTTACCGGCTCCATGATGCCCCCCGGTGCCGACACCGTCGTCATGCAGGAGCATACCCAGCGTCAGGGCCATCAGGTACAAATCCTGCAGCAGCCCAAGCCCCAAGCCTTTGTACGTCACCAAGGCGATTACTATCAAGCCGGTAGCCCTCTCTTAACTCAAGGAACGATTCTCAACGCCCCTGAAATTGCCGTATTAGCCACCGCCCAGTGCACTCAGATTCCTGTCTATCGACGCCCCATCGTGGCGATTCTCTCCACCGGTAGTGAACTGATTGCTCCTGACCAGCCGCTCCAGCCTGGACAGATTATTGATTCCAACCGCTATGCGCTGGCGGCACTGGTGCAGCAAACGGGGGCGGAGGTGCGGCTGATTGACACCGTTGGCGATCGGCCTGCAGACGTGCGAGCCGCCATTCAAGACGCTCTTCACGCCGATTTAGTGATTTCTTCAGGGGGCGTATCGGTGGGGGACTACGATTTTGTCGATCAAACCCTAGCCGAACTAGGAGCAGAGATTCACATTCGAGCGGTGGCGGTAAAGCCCGGTAAACCCTTGACCGTTGCCACAGTCCCAACCTCTGACGGTGCTACTGCTCTCTACTTTGGCCTGCCAGGGAATCCGGTCTCAGCACTCGTGAGCTTCTGGCGGTTCGTCCAACCCGCCATCCGTAAGCTATCTGGACAGTCTCAGGGATGGGCTCCTACCTTTGTACAGGCGAAATCACTGCAGGAACTCCAGATCAGCGGTCAGCGAGAGACCTATCTGTGGGGGCAGCTTCGCTTGGTCAACGGTGTCTATGAGTTTTCCCTCGCGGGCGGTAGCCACAGCTCCGGGAATCTGATGAACTTGATCCACACCAGTGGCTTGGCTATGCTAACGACCCAGTCCCCCACTGTTCAGCCTGGAGAGCGAGTGCGGGTTTTGCAGGTTCGTCGTTGA
- the tsaA gene encoding tRNA (N6-threonylcarbamoyladenosine(37)-N6)-methyltransferase TrmO: MITLTPIAHVQSCYPERFGIPRQAGLVPSATAAIVFSKSENHKLSLRGLERFSHIWVVFLFHQGYAKTKPLVQPPRLGGKKTMGVYATRSPNRPNPIGLSAVSLDRVDYQSDKILIHIRGGDFLDGTPVLDIKPYIPYADAIPEADSAWAIAEPPPLLVLWSAAAQSALEASQGVHVEQVRTLIAETIAQDPRPAHERGKDGRPGQQWNMRVKGFDVFWQVEAGVATVTHLTQLS, encoded by the coding sequence TTGATCACGCTAACTCCCATTGCCCACGTGCAATCGTGCTACCCTGAGCGGTTTGGCATCCCAAGACAGGCTGGCCTGGTGCCCTCTGCAACAGCCGCTATTGTCTTTTCTAAGTCAGAAAATCACAAGCTCTCGTTACGGGGGCTTGAGCGTTTCTCCCATATTTGGGTAGTGTTTCTTTTTCATCAGGGATATGCCAAGACTAAACCGCTGGTACAGCCGCCTCGGCTAGGCGGCAAGAAAACAATGGGGGTCTATGCCACACGTAGTCCCAATCGACCGAACCCGATAGGATTGAGTGCGGTCTCCCTCGACCGAGTGGACTATCAATCGGACAAAATTCTGATTCATATCCGTGGGGGCGATTTTCTCGATGGCACACCGGTGTTGGATATTAAACCTTACATTCCCTATGCTGATGCGATACCCGAAGCAGACAGCGCCTGGGCAATCGCAGAGCCACCGCCGCTCTTGGTGCTTTGGAGTGCAGCGGCACAGTCCGCATTAGAAGCCAGTCAAGGGGTTCATGTCGAACAGGTTCGAACTCTCATTGCTGAAACTATCGCTCAAGATCCACGCCCAGCCCATGAGCGTGGCAAGGACGGTCGCCCCGGCCAGCAGTGGAATATGCGCGTTAAAGGGTTCGATGTGTTCTGGCAAGTTGAAGCGGGCGTTGCCACGGTCACTCACCTCACCCAATTATCATGA
- the hisH gene encoding imidazole glycerol phosphate synthase subunit HisH, with protein sequence MTTIAVIDYDMGNLHSACKGLEKAGAETVISDRYQDLEQADALVLPGVGAFDPAMQHLRSRDLISPIKDIIASGKPFFGICLGLQILFDGSDEGEEPGLGVIPGTVKQFQPEPDITIPHMGWNQLDYTQQLPVWERLPSQPWVYFDHSYYVDPVDAKVCAATVTHGSQTVTAAIARNNIVAVQFHPEKSSTHGLQLLANFIHQVHATVQVPA encoded by the coding sequence ATGACAACCATTGCTGTGATTGATTACGATATGGGCAATCTCCATTCTGCCTGTAAGGGATTGGAGAAAGCGGGTGCTGAAACCGTTATTAGCGATCGCTACCAGGATCTTGAGCAGGCAGACGCCCTGGTTCTGCCCGGCGTCGGTGCATTTGATCCGGCTATGCAGCATTTGAGATCGCGCGATCTCATCTCACCTATCAAGGACATCATCGCCAGTGGCAAGCCCTTCTTTGGCATTTGTCTGGGCCTCCAGATTCTCTTTGATGGGAGTGATGAGGGAGAGGAGCCTGGCTTAGGCGTCATTCCGGGCACTGTGAAGCAGTTTCAGCCAGAACCCGACATTACCATTCCCCACATGGGCTGGAATCAACTGGATTATACGCAGCAGCTACCGGTTTGGGAGCGACTGCCATCACAGCCCTGGGTCTATTTCGATCATTCCTACTACGTCGATCCGGTGGATGCTAAGGTCTGTGCCGCTACCGTGACCCACGGTAGTCAAACCGTCACAGCTGCAATTGCCCGAAACAACATAGTCGCTGTTCAATTCCACCCTGAAAAGTCCTCTACTCATGGTCTCCAGCTCTTAGCGAACTTCATTCATCAGGTTCATGCGACTGTCCAGGTTCCGGCCTAG
- a CDS encoding pilus assembly FimT family protein encodes MAKKMGLFRFLQYFRGRWSTQHSGFTLIEKMIVVAVVGILGAVTAPNLSKMLDRVKLDQATKEVRSALDETQREAIRGNKSCMVTLNLVESKVTGNCLQAGNRDLPERISLATNMVSNLDVGLPSGTAETLPPATEIASTVTDVDTGLGLYRDRPTKVAVATGPVAPKASMTIQIISQAPACSQTAGQQSSNNCGNKSNKAQQGQSNPSPSPSPSSPPPGVSVTPIPIQYGALGTPNFAVVSELSIPADPTGKIVFSLANNESAERKCIAISNTLGLTRIGSYRGDLEPSKITDEGACTATSWTTQ; translated from the coding sequence ATGGCTAAGAAAATGGGTCTATTTCGATTTCTTCAATACTTCAGAGGGCGGTGGTCGACTCAACACTCAGGATTCACGCTGATTGAGAAAATGATCGTTGTCGCAGTGGTAGGAATCTTAGGGGCAGTGACGGCTCCTAACCTTTCAAAGATGCTGGATCGGGTCAAGCTTGATCAGGCGACCAAAGAGGTGAGAAGTGCCCTTGACGAGACCCAGCGAGAGGCCATTCGAGGCAATAAAAGCTGCATGGTTACGCTTAATTTAGTTGAATCTAAGGTGACAGGAAACTGTTTACAGGCTGGAAATCGTGATCTTCCAGAGAGAATTAGTCTAGCCACGAATATGGTCAGTAACCTAGATGTCGGCCTACCCAGCGGCACGGCTGAAACGCTCCCTCCCGCAACTGAGATTGCATCCACGGTGACTGATGTTGACACTGGACTGGGCCTGTATCGCGATCGCCCCACAAAAGTGGCTGTTGCGACAGGACCGGTTGCACCAAAAGCATCCATGACCATTCAAATCATTAGTCAAGCTCCTGCCTGTTCTCAGACCGCTGGGCAACAAAGCAGCAACAACTGCGGGAATAAGTCAAATAAGGCCCAACAAGGGCAATCTAACCCTTCACCGTCGCCTTCACCTAGCAGTCCCCCGCCAGGGGTATCTGTTACACCCATTCCCATTCAGTATGGGGCTTTGGGAACGCCTAATTTTGCGGTGGTTAGCGAGCTATCGATACCGGCAGATCCGACCGGTAAAATTGTTTTCTCTTTGGCCAACAATGAGAGTGCGGAAAGGAAGTGTATCGCTATTTCTAATACCTTAGGTCTCACGCGAATTGGTTCCTACCGTGGTGATCTAGAGCCTTCTAAGATTACAGATGAGGGGGCTTGTACTGCCACAAGCTGGACAACACAATGA